The Thermoflexus hugenholtzii JAD2 DNA window CACCTTCTCTCCAGGGATATCAGAGGGTGGCGCGGTTCGGGCGGGGGGATCGGCTGGCACCCCGGGTGTTTCCGGAGCTCGTCCTGATGGTGGATGAGATCCTTTGATCCAAGAGCAAGACGCCGGATTCTTCTTTTGAAAACCTTGTTCTCAGGAGTTCGTCGATGGCCAAGAAGGTTAAGGCGATCATCAAACTTCAAATCGAGGCGGGCAAG harbors:
- a CDS encoding Uma2 family endonuclease, with product MIGRYKVPLYARSGIPEVWRVDLEEEVVEVYQAPSLQGYQRVARFGRGDRLAPRVFPELVLMVDEIL